A segment of the Arachis hypogaea cultivar Tifrunner chromosome 5, arahy.Tifrunner.gnm2.J5K5, whole genome shotgun sequence genome:
GCTGTTGATGATCTTGATGAGGATGTTGCTAGAGAGCAAGAGATGTATTAGGAAGAGACTTTAGAGGCAGCAGATGCTGAAGCATCAGCTTCAGATTCACCCAATGTAAGTTATTTATATGCACTCTCTTTTTCTACTTATTGGCATGAAGATAAATTTATCTTGCATTAAACATTTGACTTAATGCAATTACCCATTTATAGGTGAATGTTGATGATCTGAACTGTGTGAATCCTTTTGAAGAACCTATGGCAGTAAGACCTCTACCTTCTAACTCCTCAACTGCATATGTGCCACCTAGACCTATCATGAATTCAACCATGTCCAAGAGACCAATTAGGAGGAAAAATGTTAAGAGGCCACCACCGTCACAACCTTCTCCCCTCAGACCTGCCCCACCACAACCTACTCCCATAACGCCTACCACACCACAACCTTCTGTTGTTAGGCCTGCATCACCAACTAACCAACCTCCTCCAAAAGTTaccaaacaaacaatgcatggtGCAAGTCAAGGAACGACTACAAGATTTATGCGATTTATGCCAACTCCACCATCCACAATTCAAACAGCAGGCAGATGGCCAGCACTTGGGTTCCGCCCACCACCAGGAGCATCTTCAAGTAGCAACAACAACGGAGTTTCTAGTGGCAGTAACAACTCCACACCCAACAAATAGGAGTTTCTAGTGTGACTTTGTTTTTTGATCAAGGACTTACTGTAATGAGAGCTCTATCAACTCTGATACTATGGTTTTTTTGTAACTTATGCCTAGTGCTTATATTTCACAACCTGATGCTTTCATGTTCATGTTTGTATTGGTACTATTAGGTACATTTGATATGCTACTGCTACATCAGACTCATACACTTGTTTTGAGGCTTTTGTTGCTAAATGCTTGTGTTAAAATTATGTCAAGGTTTATTATAGCTTATGGAATGAATATTTAGTTCCATTTCCAGGTTATAATTTCGCTATTTAGTATACAATACCAGGTTTTCGGCTAGATTTGTCAAATCACGACATTTATATgtcttttttttgtcaaaattgtGTTAACTCCAATATCACAGATATCAAATACATTAACAATCATGGACATTAATGTCATAATACAACTTGGCTTTTTCACAACAACTGAATATATTATCAGAGTTTTGAAGTTCATCATCATCGAAACCAAACAGCTTTGTCATTCATCGTCATTGAAACCAAATAGCTGCACAAAAAGACCCCAGGACAGCATACACTATACGCACAGTTACATATTGATTAATTGGAGTAGATTCAGGCCTACACAAATCAATAAActcaaaaaaattgttataatccATGACCTAATAGTTCTAATTTCACCATGGAGCTTCCCTATCTTTAGCAGGATCTTCACACcattctcttgaatctctcttctttATCCAGTGACATTGACCTCATGGTTACCACAGGAGCTATCTTGATTTTTTCTAATAAGGGATCTTGCCAGTCCCTCCTATCCTCCGTTAATCTCATCCACTTATACAAAATACTTGCAAACCATCGTCTGTAGCGTGAAAGGGAGGAATAAGGAATCGTTCACAAATAAGTTAATCTGAACAGAACCacaaaaacaaaaagacttaCCTTTCATAGAAGATACCTTACGAACTATCTCGCAAGATTTGTTAAGATTTCAGATTGTAGCAACACTACACCCTGTCCACAAAAGCATCTCCCAGACAAAGTCTTCTCTTCACCCCTCTTGGAAGACGAAGTCCCTTCTTCGCTGATGCTTCCATTCGAACCTCTGCTTCTCCTAGACATTCTAGAGTTTTCAAATTGAAATTGGGGAAACAGTTGACGATAAATTAGAAAATTGAGTTATAACGATAACAACATGCTTGGACACATCAGACTGCTGATTCAAAGTCAGGTAAGCACTTAACGTGCCATGTTGGCCTTTAAGTTAACAGAGCTAACGTTTTAATGATGTTCGGGTACTATCGACAGACGAATCTagcctttcatgggtacaaagtcacttttcttcttctatgagtacttttgtcagcgttcgcaAAGTTCATgagtacaaatggtagtttttcaatcttttttggTTTTGGGTCATACACAGTACACACTCGAACACTCACTCACTTATACACACCAAAGGTTCCATTACTACCCGGCCATAGCTGGGATTCGAACCTGGATGTGGCTTCTATGAGGCCAATATATTAGCATGGTGCAATGTCTCTGCCATATTTTTGCACATCTGACCCTTCTAAACACTTATAAGTTGGGTCGTTAATTGGGCCTTCATCCCAAATAGAGTAATATTCTTATGTTCTTTAATGTTTCAGTCGAAAAAGATATATAAGAGCCCAAGGTCACACAAAATAACATCGGAAAATAATGATACTTATTTGTAAgctattttaaaagttttttttcttttttttttaaatttaaattttaaaagaagtgGACGATTTAAAATGGGGAAAAAATAAGTATCTCATCACATCTTATCACTTATATTGGAGAATCGAAGGCCATTTCTACTTGATATTTATAAAACTCATCTTGATGAAGACTATGTGACTTAAAAATGCCTTTGAAAAGGATCTACTCATCAACTTGAAAGATTGTACCAATTTCATAAACATCATCATCTCACCTTACGATCCATTTTGATTTTTAActttagcaatatataataacttaaatatattttcgaCTTTTGTTTCGTACATTCAGTAGGCTCATAGTTAAATATGCGTGTACTGAATGCCCAGAAACAAAATCGAATTTACAACAATTGTGGGGCGCgcgagaagaagaaagaaaaattgaattaAGCAGGAATGTGGTTGAACTGGTCACACCTACTCCTGATCTCTCCAGCATTACCAGTCTTGACACCCAAAACAGCAAGCTTCTCCATGGCCTTAGCAAAGTCTCTGAAGAAGGCTTGTTCATTCTTAGCATACTCCTCCACAATGGGCCTTGTTCTTGGGTCAGCACCAAGAAGGTAGTCGCTTCTCAACAAGCCTAGACCCTTGAGAACGTTGCCGAAGTAGGCGTTGTCGAACTTGCTTGGTGATCTTGGATCGTTGAATGCAGACATTGATGGGTCCTTTGTGTAGTTCCAGCACACGTGTCTTAGACCCTCCGCGAACTTAGGGTGGAGGGTTGGGTCAACTTGGGAGGTTGGGCTGAAGTTGAAGATTCTGTTGGCGAATTCCTTGCAGTGTGTGAACCCAATGGTGTGTGCTCCGGTCAATGCCACCATTTcccttactgtgaacttccttgcAGCAAACCTgttgttatatataatataacacaatcattcttttttctttaaaaaacatTGTGAAGGTTGGGAATGAATGACTTCCAAGTATATATAAGGTTATTCAAAGATTtgtaaatacaaaaaattatctattatattaacTACTAAACctaaaaataaactattttttgCATTTGTATGATAAATTCCAAAAGAAACAAAGGTAAATAAATGTTGATATAGCAAAACAAAAATAACACATGCACACAAAATTTAGttactaaattagttattatatatttatatatatactatttaatttattttatatttaaatatattttatacaaataattaaataaataattgattttatatataaacataatacTGCTGATATCAAAATTAGTGTGATTCGTTAAAAAATATTTGACTCTAAAATATATGATTATGTGACAATTTGACAACTTTTAAACATGATAATCTTTTATAAAAGTTTATAGGTTGCAAATTCATTACTTGTCTAAATGTtgtaaataaaactaataaatatcTGCCTCTTACTTGTTAATTATATCATCCATGGTCATGGTTGGGGTTGGAAGGCTAGCAGGAACTTTAGATGCGTCTGAGTTGAGGCTATCTTTCCGCCCTAACCGGACCGGAAAATAAGGGCCGCCGACCATCTTGATGAGGTCTCGGGTGGCCTGTGCAATGATATCCGAGCAAGACACTACGCCAGGGCATGTCAGCTCCAACAAATTCTTGATCTTGATGACGAGGTCGAAGGCATCGCCGGAGAGGGACAGGTTCAGGTCAGCATCACGCTCTGCATGGGGGGTGTAAGCATTTGACGATATAAAGATCGAGGCATCACAGCCGTCTGTGATGCAGTCGTGGAAGAAGAGGCGGAGCACGCCGGCCGCGGTGGCCGGGACCACGCTCTGCTTCGTGAAGACTTGATCCCTCACGATTTTGGCGAAGTCGGGACACGTGGCGCTGTAGTAGTCGGGGTTGAGTTTTGCTGAGGAGAAAGGGACGGAAAGGAAGAGAAGGAAAAGAACGGCGAAAGCCATTATTGGTGGTGAAAATCTATAATCCTTCTTCAAAGAGAAGGAGTTTAATTTTCTCAAGGACACTACTCTCTTCTTGGTTCTCCTCTCTCTTTTTTGGGGGTTTTGagtttttagaaaaagaaaatggggAAAGAAATGCGCAAGCCCCGTTTGGGGGGAGGGAAAAGGACCAGGAGGAAAATAGGGTACGGAAGATTTTGCCAAgtttggaataagaataagggaataagaagagagaagaaatggTGGTTGAGGTGCTGGAACATGTGAATGGAAGGGAGGGGTTTgaggatttaaatttttaaattgctATTTTTGCATGtgttggttgtttggtttattttgtttagaTAATTATATTCTAGTTTGGTTATTGCACTATTTTTTTGATGAGGGAACAAACAAGAATTTAAACAGAGAGAGATCAGAACCCTTTTGAAATGGTAAAGAATGAGTCATGCTAGATTGTTTTTTAACAGTCCACTATATTCTCGCGTGGATGGATATATTTATCCTTTTTTAATGATTATTTAAgtataattaattagttttgaTATTTTGGTTCTGATTTGTGAATATTCATCAATCCATggtttttatttg
Coding sequences within it:
- the LOC112801792 gene encoding peroxidase 65, which produces MAFAVLFLLFLSVPFSSAKLNPDYYSATCPDFAKIVRDQVFTKQSVVPATAAGVLRLFFHDCITDGCDASIFISSNAYTPHAERDADLNLSLSGDAFDLVIKIKNLLELTCPGVVSCSDIIAQATRDLIKMVGGPYFPVRLGRKDSLNSDASKVPASLPTPTMTMDDIINKFAARKFTVREMVALTGAHTIGFTHCKEFANRIFNFSPTSQVDPTLHPKFAEGLRHVCWNYTKDPSMSAFNDPRSPSKFDNAYFGNVLKGLGLLRSDYLLGADPRTRPIVEEYAKNEQAFFRDFAKAMEKLAVLGVKTGNAGEIRSRCDQFNHIPA